The following proteins come from a genomic window of Sorghum bicolor cultivar BTx623 chromosome 3, Sorghum_bicolor_NCBIv3, whole genome shotgun sequence:
- the LOC8061466 gene encoding putative clathrin assembly protein At1g03050, whose product MAPSKLRQAVGAAKDQTIIALARASAADEVASDVEASIVRATAHGETTPADERHAAEILTLTRYSRARVAACVASVSRRLGRARTWPVAVKALALVHCLLAEGDPAYEQEVFLATRRGRRMLDVPRFRDRERARSRDWDYAAFVRAYAAYLDDRLKQRMQARGAGAGAASPGKWHVDGDTDRTTYEVPEAWELVPPGERPLTEATTTEDVIAKAQQLKHLLGRFIECRPTGKARMNPVVTAALYRLVKESAAMYCELTEVMVVLVDRFAELGTPACVRVHSIFTSLAKMVDELDDFYSWCKATDVCRPSDVPEIQRVRQKNLDLMDEFIRDRHVSASQWGRSPPTPPKEHQVVAREENNAGKAAPAELASSLVVVDDKTADFLNLDEDASPPSGEEHGRNLTLALFDGNSAEAAPKWVAFDDSEADWETALVQSTSMPAAPLGATVLALPPPPGASTAAAAAARADPFAASLAVPPPICVQMTDLQTRHRLLMQEQNAWHQNVTHMADWSYNVL is encoded by the exons ATGGCGCCGAGCAAGCTTCGGCAGGCGGTGGGCGCGGCCAAGGACCAAACGATCATCGCCCTCGCTAGGGCGAGCGCCGCGGACGAGgtggcctcggacgtcgaggcgtccatCGTGAGGGCCACGGCGCACGGCGAGACCACCCCCGCAGACGAGCGCCACGCCGCGGAGATCCTGACGCTGACGCGCTACTCCCGCGCGCGCGTGGCCGCGTGCGTGGCCTCCGTGTCGCGCCGGCTCGGGCGGGCGCGGACGTGGCCCGTCGCCGTCAAGGCGCTGGCGCTCGTGCACTGCCTGCTCGCGGAGGGGGACCCGGCGTACGAGCAGGAGGTGTTCCTCGCCACGCGCCGCGGCAGGCGCATGCTCGACGTGCCCCGGTTCCGCGACCGCGAACGCGCGCGGTCCCGCGACTGGGACTACGCCGCGTTCGTGCGCGCCTACGCCGCGTACCTCGACGACCGGCTCAAGCAACGGATGCAGGCCCGCGGAGCAGGCGCGGGCGCGGCCAGCCCGGGCAAATGGCACGTCGACGGTGACACCGACAGGACGACGTACGAGGTGCCCGAGGCCTGGGAGCTCGTGCCGCCGGGGGAAAGGCCGCTGACCGAGGCGACGACGACAGAGGATGTCATCGCGAAGGCGCAGCAGCTGAAGCACCTCCTCGGCCGGTTCATCGAGTGCCGGCCGACGGGGAAAGCGAGGATGAACCCGGTGGTCACCGCTGCGCTGTACAGGCTGGTGAAGGAGAGTGCGGCGATGTACTGCGAGCTCACGGAGGTGATGGTCGTGCTCGTGGACCGCTTCGCCGAGCTGGGCACTCCCGCCTGCGTGcgcgtccactccatcttcaccAGCCTCGCAAAGATGGTCGACGAGCTCGACGACTTCTACTCGTGGTGCAAGGCCACCGACGTCTGCCGCCCGTCGGACGTCCCCGAGATACAACGCGTCCGGCAGAAGAATCTGGACCTCATGGACGAGTTCATCCGCGACAGGCATGTGTCGGCGTCCCAGTGGGGCCGCTCGCCGCCTACCCCT CCGAAAGAGCATCAGGTTGTTGCGCGAGAGGAGAACAATGCCGGCAAGGCGGCGCCGGCGGAACTTGCTAGCTCACTCGTCGTGGTCGACGACAAGACGGCCGACTTTTTAAATTTGGACGAAGACGCGTCGCCGCCATCCGGCGAAGAGCATGGGAGGAATCTGACACTGGCATTGTTCGACGGTAACTCAGCAGAAGCTGCGCCGAAATGGGTGGCGTTCGACGATTCAGAAGCAGACTGGGAAACGGCACTGGTGCAGTCCACAAGCATGCCGGCTGCT CCACTTGGTGCGACGGTCCTTGCGCTGCCGCCACCGCCTGGGGCCagcaccgccgccgctgccgccgcaagGGCTGATCCATTCGCCGCGTCCCTGGCGGTGCCTCCGCCGATATGTGTTCAGATGACGGACTTGCAGACAAGGCATCGGCTCCTTATGCAGGAGCAGAACGCATGGCACCAGAATGTAACGCATATGGCAGACTGGAGTTACAATGTGCTGTGA
- the LOC8061467 gene encoding F-box/kelch-repeat protein At5g43190, translating into MASADADAGTCPWDALPSHLQERILSLLPITELLPVAAVSRALRRLLRSPAFHALLSPHRLDAFFLLSPRLAVHPLSRRVLTLPALAALSPPSYPLVSSPSPSLLITCASLQFLPPIPDGAYLLSVIVPSRRSSPSCTLVAVTTGAAVRSHTLDTGDPSPRWASRGDLPLSLTILGNAAVARDRGKLFVLGRGPDALLAFDLVTGTWEVPPVVMPQGLTTAHLFVFDGSLFLVGGIESFGEVERVVVWRLDVDKEEVWWWREVSEMPTEVFDELLAGRFGSFWHFQAADRLGIVCLYNAVDGRLVMFDASDGAWTVLPRLSGLDADESLRWFGHVLEPGVEILMGLR; encoded by the exons ATGGCCTCCGCCGATGCCGACGCCGGGACCTGCCCGTGGGACGCCCTCCCGTCGCACCTCCAGGAGCGCATCCTCTCCCTCCTCCCCATCACCGAGCTACTTCCCGTCGCCGCGGTGTCCCGCGCGCTCCGCCGCCTCCTGCGGTCCCCGGCGTTCCACGCCCTCCTATCCCCGCACCGCCTCGACGCCTTCTTCCTCCTTTCCCCACGGCTCGCCGTCCACCCGCTGTCCCGCCGCGTCCTCACTTTGCCTGCGCTCGCCGCGCTCTCTCCCCCTTCCTACCCGCTCGTCTCCTCCCCGTCCCCATCGCTCCTCATCACCTGCGCCTCACTCCAGTTCCTCCCGCCGATCCCCGACGGAGCCTACCTCCTCTCCGTTATCGTCCCGTCGCGCCGCTCCTCCCCCTCCTGCACCCTCGTCGCTGTCACCACCGGCGCAGCCGTGCGTTCTCACACCCTGGACACCGGCGATCCCTCCCCGCGTTGGGCGTCTAGAGGCGATCTCCCGCTGTCTCTCACGATCCTGGGAAACGCCGCAGTCGCCCGTGACCGCGGCAAGCTCTTCGTCCTCGGCCGTGGTCCCGACGCGCTCTTGGCTTTTGATCTCGTGACGGGGACATGGGAGGTGCCGCCTGTTGTGATGCCACAAGGTCTCACTACGGCGCACCTGTTTGTTTTTGATGGGAGCCTGTTCTTAGTAGGTGGGATCGAGAGCTTTGGAGAAGTGGAGCGGGTGGTGGTCTGGCGGCTGGACGTCGATAAGGAGGAGGTGTGGTGGTGGAGGGAGGTGAGCGAGATGCCGACCGAGGTTTTCGATGAGTTGCTGGCTGGTAGGTTTGGCAGTTTCTGGCATTTTCAGGCTGCGGACAGATTGGGGATTGTTTGCTTGTACAATGCCGTGGATGGGAGGCTGGTCATGTTTGATGCATCTGATGGCGCGTGGACTGTGCTGCCACGATTGTCTGGGTTGGATGCAGACGAGAGCCTCAGGTGGTTTGGACATGTCTTGGAGCCAGGAGTTGAAATCTTGATGGGACTACGTTG A